From Bacillus basilensis, a single genomic window includes:
- the crcB gene encoding fluoride efflux transporter CrcB: MMEALLVATGGFFGAITRFAISNWFKKRNKTSFPIATFLINITGAFLLGYIIGSEATTGWQLLLGTGFMGAFTTFSTFKLESVQLLNRKNINTFLLYLIATYIIGLLFAFLGMKLGGI, encoded by the coding sequence ATGATGGAAGCTTTATTAGTCGCGACAGGGGGATTTTTCGGTGCGATTACACGATTCGCAATTAGCAATTGGTTTAAAAAAAGAAATAAAACCTCATTTCCAATTGCTACATTTCTCATTAATATAACAGGAGCGTTTTTACTCGGATATATAATTGGCAGCGAAGCCACTACAGGTTGGCAATTATTATTAGGTACTGGATTTATGGGGGCATTCACGACATTTTCGACGTTTAAACTAGAATCTGTTCAACTTCTCAATCGTAAAAACATTAACACTTTCCTTTTATACTTAATTGCTACTTACATAATTGGTCTCCTCTTTGCATTCCTTGGAATGAAGCTAGGGGGAATATAA
- a CDS encoding DUF3955 domain-containing protein — translation MGIKGEYMMKNKYVVAISFMILAIISLTIHASNSKVGANGFLEEPFFFLVPISYVLFLSGIGVLLFGFITSKLKKSNR, via the coding sequence GTGGGAATTAAAGGAGAGTACATGATGAAAAATAAATACGTAGTAGCTATTTCTTTCATGATTTTAGCGATTATTTCTTTAACTATACATGCTTCAAACAGTAAAGTAGGAGCGAATGGATTCCTTGAAGAACCTTTCTTTTTCCTAGTACCGATAAGTTATGTATTGTTCCTTAGTGGTATTGGTGTATTATTATTTGGATTTATTACTTCAAAGCTGAAAAAAAGTAATAGATAA
- a CDS encoding DUF3947 family protein produces the protein MMNRYFYNGRQIGAAITLAGAQGTIHAVNQVIKMQQQAQFAKMMQGQYMPYSQVPMQIVHYDVYPASFFSIPYGGTYFL, from the coding sequence ATGATGAATCGTTATTTTTACAATGGAAGACAAATAGGAGCAGCTATTACGCTGGCTGGGGCACAGGGAACCATTCATGCTGTGAATCAAGTTATTAAAATGCAACAACAAGCACAATTTGCAAAAATGATGCAAGGTCAGTATATGCCGTATTCACAGGTTCCGATGCAAATTGTACATTATGATGTGTATCCAGCTAGTTTTTTTTCCATTCCATATGGCGGGACTTACTTCTTATGA
- the crcB gene encoding fluoride efflux transporter CrcB gives MIYIIVGISGILGALSRYYLGLTIHEFWHHSFPLATLLINLIGCFLLAWLTTYIARLNILPSEVITGVGTGFIGSFTTFSTFSVETIQLINHSEWSIAFLYVSCSILGGLIMSGIGYTLGDFLIKKSLTEGDHI, from the coding sequence TTGATTTATATTATCGTTGGCATTTCCGGTATATTAGGAGCCCTTTCTCGTTATTATTTAGGTCTTACTATTCATGAGTTTTGGCATCATTCATTTCCATTAGCTACATTACTGATTAACTTAATCGGCTGCTTCTTATTAGCATGGTTAACTACATATATTGCTCGGCTAAACATTTTACCTTCGGAGGTTATCACAGGCGTTGGAACTGGATTTATCGGTTCTTTTACGACGTTTTCAACATTTAGTGTAGAGACTATTCAATTGATCAATCATTCTGAGTGGAGCATAGCCTTCTTATATGTATCATGCAGCATACTTGGTGGCCTCATTATGTCTGGCATCGGCTATACACTTGGTGATTTCTTAATTAAGAAATCACTGACGGAAGGTGATCACATATGA